The stretch of DNA TGGAGCATCCGCCGCCGATCTCTCCCGGCCGCATAATAAACCGCAGCCCGTATCTTATCGTGGCTAAAATCCCAAGTCCCGGGGCCGTTACCCGACTGAGGGGTGATCAGGCGACGGGTCAACCACTCATCCAGACTTTCGTCCACAACGTCTGCATCTGGCCCGGCAGCAGCTTGCAGGAGTGTGGCGTCGAACTGTCGGCCGATGACCGCCGCCAGCGTTAAGAGTCGCTGCGCCGCTTCCTCCAGCCGCCCTACTCGCTGCAGCACAATGTCCTGCACGCTAGCCGGCAACGCCTCGACTGGCGGCGCGCCGGTCCACACCCAATGTCCATCTTGGCCAGGCAGTGGGGCAACATCGCCTATCCCAAATGAAACCAAAGGGCTTGCCACAAGCGCGCCCTGCTCCTGCAAATCGTTCACCGTCTCGACCAGGATGAACGGATTGCCTTCGCTCTCGCGATAGAGCCAGTCGCCCAGAATTGCCCCTTCCTGCTCTCCGACCAGGGACCGGGCCAGTTCCTTCACCACCTCGCCGGAAAGCGGCCCCAAAACCAGCCGATTCGCCCGGCGATCGCGCCCAAGACTCTGCCGCAGCCGGGTTAGCGAATGATTTAGGCTGACCTCCTCCGGCCGGTACGCCCCCACAAACCAGATCGGTGTTTCGGCCAGCCGGCGCACCAGGTAGTGGAGCAAGTCGAGGGTGGATTGGTCAGCCCAGTGGAGGTCGTCGAGGAAGACGATCACGGGTCTTTCGACTATTCCTTCGGCTTCGCTCAAGACAAGGCTCAAGCCAGGCCGCCGACGTTTGACCTCCGCTTGCAGGAAGTGGACCACGGCCTCAAAGAGTCGCTGGCGGGCAGCTTCATCAAAGGCATCCATCGGTTCCGGCAAATCGGGAAATGCCAGTTGCAATTCGGGCAGCAGGCGCGATAACTCGGCCAGCCAGACCGGGGCAAGGGCGCAGAGAAGCGGAGAAGCGGAAGTTTCTTCCCTGTTCCTCTGGCCCTCCGCCGCTCTGCCCAAAACCTCCCGCAGGGCCTCGGCGATGGGCTGATAGGGGACGCCACTGCCGAACTCGTAACAATGTCCACGTAACACTGTCGTCCCCTGGGTCTCGGCGTAGCGAATCACCTCTTCCACCAGGCGCGTCTTGCCCACGCCAGCCTCGCCCTCTACCAGCGCCAGATGGCTTGCGTCGCGCCGTGACGATTCCCACCAATTCACCAGCGTCGCGTGTTCTGCTTCTCGCCCCACGAAAGGGAACGGGGAAGCAACGGCGCGGAGGCGCAGGAGCGACGTCTCCTCCACTCCCTGTCGGATTCGCTCGTATAGCATTGTGGTCTCTTCCAGCGGCTCCAATCCCAACTCTGCTTTTAGCATGCGCCGACATTCCTCATATTGGGCCAGGGCCGCGCTGCGCTGCCCGGTGAGGGCCAGCAAGCGCATCAATTCGCGGTGGGTCTCTTCTCGCCAGGGAGCCAACGCCAGCAGCCGGGTTATATACTCGGCGCCGGCAGCGTACTCGCCTCGCGCGGCATGGTATTCCCCCAGCCGTTGCAGAGCCAGCAGAACTAGCGTCCGCAGTCGCTCCCGTTCTGCCAGCATCCACTCCTCAAAGGCCGGCGCATCATGCACGTAGAACCCTTCGAGGAAATCACCCCTGTACAGTTCTACGGCCTTACCGGTTTCGCCGTTTGCCAATCTCTCAAACTCTTTGGCATCCAGCCAATAATCACTCTCACGGTTGAATTCCACGGTCTGGTGGGTGGTAAGAATAAAGGAGGAGGAGGCAGTGGGGTGGTCGAGTTGTCGGCGCAGATTCCACAAGGCGCGGCGCAGGTTACGGCGGGCGTTAGGCTCCGGCAGGTCCCCCCAAAGCAGGCCCATTAACTTGTGACGTTGCTGGGGGCCGGGCTGCATGGCCAGATAGGCCAATAACGCGTTGGTTTTGGCAGTTTCCAGGTGCAACGGGCCGTCGGGGCACCGGATCTCGCAGCCACCCAGGAGTTGCAGCTTTAGCCAAGCATTTTCCCTCTTTTTGCTCATCATCATTGTCCCGTGAAGCAGGTGCCGTTTTCAACGGTTTTTCAACGCTCGCCAGTTACAATAGTAACACATACCGCGTTGAAAGAAAAGAGAGATGCCTGTGAAACTTGACCAAGACCCTACTTACCAAGTCTACCTGCTCCGTCTGTGGCAAGAGCGACCGGCATCACCCAAGTGTCCCCCCGTGTGGCGCTACAGTGTGGAGAATATCCGCACGCACCGGCGGTACGGCTTTGGAAGCCTGGAGGAATTGATAGCCTTCTTTCGGACGCGGTCTGTCAACACCAAAGATGAATATCCATAACACCAACCAAACAGGAGAAAAACTATGCGAATCAAATACCTGCTCTCAACAATCTTTTTGCTGGCCATACTGCTGGCGCTATCTGCGCCATCCGCGCCAATGACGCCCACAACGACACGTGTCCAAACCGATTGGGGCCAAATGC from Anaerolineae bacterium encodes:
- a CDS encoding AAA family ATPase, which gives rise to MSKKRENAWLKLQLLGGCEIRCPDGPLHLETAKTNALLAYLAMQPGPQQRHKLMGLLWGDLPEPNARRNLRRALWNLRRQLDHPTASSSFILTTHQTVEFNRESDYWLDAKEFERLANGETGKAVELYRGDFLEGFYVHDAPAFEEWMLAERERLRTLVLLALQRLGEYHAARGEYAAGAEYITRLLALAPWREETHRELMRLLALTGQRSAALAQYEECRRMLKAELGLEPLEETTMLYERIRQGVEETSLLRLRAVASPFPFVGREAEHATLVNWWESSRRDASHLALVEGEAGVGKTRLVEEVIRYAETQGTTVLRGHCYEFGSGVPYQPIAEALREVLGRAAEGQRNREETSASPLLCALAPVWLAELSRLLPELQLAFPDLPEPMDAFDEAARQRLFEAVVHFLQAEVKRRRPGLSLVLSEAEGIVERPVIVFLDDLHWADQSTLDLLHYLVRRLAETPIWFVGAYRPEEVSLNHSLTRLRQSLGRDRRANRLVLGPLSGEVVKELARSLVGEQEGAILGDWLYRESEGNPFILVETVNDLQEQGALVASPLVSFGIGDVAPLPGQDGHWVWTGAPPVEALPASVQDIVLQRVGRLEEAAQRLLTLAAVIGRQFDATLLQAAAGPDADVVDESLDEWLTRRLITPQSGNGPGTWDFSHDKIRAAVYYAAGRDRRRMLHQRVGEVLERLFPDRIEEQVGLLAHHWEQAGEPAKATEYLLRAGDQARLVYAHQEAVDYYQRALAFLKSQGCAGRERAARTLLRLGLTYHNAFDFQRSRQAYNEGFELWQRASQTPEKAQPTAPHPLKTTWDDPPTLDPTMADDITSIGLINQLFSGLVGLSAEMGVEPGIARHWEVLAGGRRFVFHLRNDVRWSDGVPVTAGDFAYAWKRNLDPATGSPVANLLYDVKGARAFHQGEAGREDVGVRALDEFTLLVELDEPTGYFLQLLTQSACYPVPQHVVEAHGEAWTEMGNIVTNGPFRLDAWSQGQSIVLSRNPEYHGQFTGNLERVELLLQRMEPAAKLEIYEADGLDILDLPSLEVDRARQNHAGEFISFPTLYTEYVGFDTSRPPFDDSRARRAFALATDRETLAHVAFRGYVSPATGGFVPPGIPGHSAGIGLPYDPAQARRLLAEAGYPGGRGFPGVDSPTRRAVLPHPEYLQTQWWENLGIEITWKVMEWATYLEKLEEPPHMFLMGWLADYHDPDNFLRVGLWRERVRWRNEGYDRLVEEARRITDQGARMQLYRQAERILVEEAAIIPLYYGRQHLLMKPWVSKFLPTSAAGRPRWKDVVIEPHW